A genomic window from Plasmodium chabaudi chabaudi strain AS genome assembly, chromosome: 8 includes:
- a CDS encoding importin-7, putative: MANVLDVGTFCEMLEGSLSTSRGRRIQCEEYLKQVPKIVGYINTTLNIVKSVNTIDDNIRISASIFLKNSIKNNYDSLEKEEICILIKDIYESLLYLEMKDKQLYVQLFEIMKILIHRNFPEDFFILENILNDINQRKDVRKLYVSLYCLKLIFKKLKIKKKENYELYTEILNKYFYPLINCLYDLSSLDINNNDVSEILSIICKIYYYVNDSFLIKEVIILEYMDNYFSLFDHILKNEINIPNYINDENYLKTLPQYKCKRIVLDIVTRLLSRYINANYNKFNNDLSEKFCQNFLNKWLCPFFDDFIIILQTYDRNKKSLTDECLIYIIQGLSYGVENAVIYKNYIKNNIEFLVKNIIFPLLCYSDDDIEKILYDEYDYTMNIFNTYSVEDKKVSVTSFIKDLTRYRGVKHTSELFMLCENVISAYNQNYASIYNDLNTGIISTANPQGADNPIDTDKLEQVLRNKFCKYKYGALKILECLYNRLCDKKRNMNIEEFLKTYIENDLNSPNYLLCYQSIVTYCSFIKKIEQFKDVNGLLRNYEIILNHMKSSSLLIRVASASYIKKFFKIKNYVLKEAIIKTIPILIERLLNVIKEVKCEYIVMTLDNLAYTYKDYITPYVNDVVIALCSSFVFLINKKEADEENTKGGRTSNSFENSLRNGNTGNTMNNTLTDDNNSLFKDTKFSINGDEKKDKKNENEELDLNSVILSILTAILSLLDSVNESNKAQIYRSTLSYLYVVVDETFKSPSIDYLEEALSLLTNITYYLDIDEQVYMRFEKLYDIFYFNTDDNLKLQELNMIRNNPQLALSTDMILNEKNTDAYFYDFIFDLSFSLGVFDNIISKATQYFVNIYSERYCMKYTHMIYRLGIFALHSKIIKSSCKLFYILFEATVKIRGIDELIEPILTAFSLKLFKHDQVQALLLSQKKAKESPSGADNNGANDGADSLCSEYDEDILSKTSIEYIKKLFYSIIIYNSESFFIFFNKMNKTNYILLFLSNMSDVKINSTRKMYVLAMSAILENIHNPNISMHIPDVNSFIMNIANVANDYHINRNNNDSSEKSIDSKSSSGDENSEIDIDENEDATNDKAFKLIKTIEALEKKNDLKIKLKDHVIDNVDELAQIQGDSQTQNKLGRNFNQAADQEEEEDEDDDDDDDDYYDYDDCSDYSSDEYRNGFFDDINPFKTLYDATFNLYKKYENLCNQEILGKIKYLVDADLTAQMQEQSK; the protein is encoded by the coding sequence ATGGCAAATGTATTGGATGTGGGAACATTTTGTGAAATGCTGGAAGGATCCCTAAGTACATCGAGGGGGAGGCGAATTCAATGtgaagaatatttaaagcAGGTTCCAAAAATAGTGGGATATATCAATACAACATTGAACATAGTAAAAAGTGTGAACACAATAGATGACAATATAAGAATTTCTGCTtcgatatttttaaaaaatagtataaaaaataattatgatagtttagaaaaagaagaaatatGTATACTTATAAAAGATATTTATGAAAGCTTATTATACTTAGAGATGAAAGATAAACAATTATATGTTCAATTATTTGagattatgaaaatattaatccATAGAAATTTCCCTGaagatttttttattttagaaaatatattaaatgatataaatcaAAGAAAGGATGTAAGAAAGTTATATGTTAGTTTATACTgcttaaaattaatatttaaaaaattaaaaattaaaaaaaaagagaattatgaattatacacagaaattttaaataaatatttctatcCATTAATAAACTGCCTATATGATTTAAGTTCGttagatataaataataatgatgtgAGTGAGATATTAAGtattatatgcaaaatttattactatGTTAATGAtagttttttaattaaagaGGTTATAATTTTAGAGTATATGGATAATTACTTTAGTTTATTTGAtcatatattaaagaatgaaataaatataccaaattatattaatgatgaaaattatcTAAAAACCTTACCACAATATAAATGCAAGAGAATCGTTTTAGACATTGTTACAAGATTATTATCGAGATATATCAATGCTAATTACAATAAGTTTAATAATGATTTAAGCGAAAAATTTTGtcaaaactttttaaataaatggtTATGCCCATTCTTTGAcgattttataataattttgcaAACTTAtgatagaaataaaaaaagctTAACTGACGAATGcttgatatatattatacaagGCTTATCATATGGTGTTGAAAACGcagttatatataaaaattatataaaaaataatatcgaATTTTtggttaaaaatattatattcccATTATTATGCTATAGTGATGAcgatatagaaaaaatactGTACGATGAATATGATTATacaatgaatatatttaacacCTATTCCGTTGAAGACAAAAAAGTTAGTGTCActtcttttataaaagatCTTACTAGGTATAGGGGTGTAAAACACACATCCGAACTTTTTATGCTTTGCGAAAATGTTATCAGTGCATATAACCAAAATTATGcttcaatatataatgatcTTAATACTGGTATAATCTCAACAGCCAATCCCCAAGGGGCAGATAACCCTATAGATACAGACAAACTTGAACAAGTTTTACGAAacaaattttgtaaatataaatatggtgCACTAAAAATACTAGAATGCTTATATAACAGATTATGTGACAAAAAACGAAATATGAACATAGaagaatttttaaaaacatatatagaaaatgatttaaatagccctaattatttattatgctACCAATCTATTGTAACATATTGCtcgtttataaaaaaaattgaacaGTTTAAAGATGTTAATGGGCTTTTACGTAATTATGAAATCATATTAAATCACATGAAAAGCTCAAGCTTGTTAATTCGTGTAGCTAGTGCAtcttatattaaaaaattctttaaaataaaaaattatgtattaaAAGAGGCTATTATAAAAACTATACCAATTTTAATCGAGCGATTATTGAATGTTATTAAGGAAGTTAAATGTGAATATATTGTTATGACATTAGATAATTTGgcttatacatataaagaTTATATAACTCCATATGTTAACGACGTTGTTATAGCACTATGCTCAAGTTTCGTTTTCCTAATAAATAAGAAAGAAGCAGATGAGGAAAATACTAAAGGAGGTAGAACTTCAAACTCATTTGAAAACAGTTTACGAAATGGCAATACTGGAAATACAATGAATAATACCTTAAcagatgataataattcattatttaaagatACAAAATTTAGTATAAATGGAGATGAAAagaaagataaaaaaaatgaaaatgaagaattaGATTTAAATTCCGTTATTTTATCTATTTTAACTGCTATTTTAAGCTTACTTGATTCCGTTAATGAAAGTAATAAAGCTCAAATTTATAGAAGCACTTTATCCTATTTATATGTCGTTGTTGATGAAACATTTAAATCACCATCTATTGATTACCTTGAGGAAGCATTATCACTTCTTACTAATATAACATACTATTTAGATATTGATGAACAAGTTTATATGCgctttgaaaaattatatgatatattttatttcaatacTGATGATAATTTGAAATTGCAAGAATTAAATATGATTAGAAATAATCCACAACTTGCTTTAAGCACAGATATgatattaaatgaaaaaaatacagatgcttatttttatgattttatttttgactTATCATTCTCTCTTGGAGTTTTTGACAACATTATTTCGAAAGCAACCCAATactttgttaatatatatagcgAAAGATACTGTATgaaatatacacatatgaTATATAGATTAGGTATATTTGCTTTACattcaaaaattattaaaagcaGTTGCaagttattttatattttatttgaagcTACAGTAAAAATACGAGGAATTGATGAATTGATAGAACCAATTTTAACAgctttttcattaaaattatttaaacatgATCAAGTTCaagcattattattaagtCAGAAAAAAGCAAAAGAATCACCATCAGGGGCAGATAATAATGGAGCTAATGATGGGGCTGATAGTTTATGCAGTGAATATGATGAAGATATATTAAGCAAAACGAGtattgaatatattaaaaaattattttattcaattataatttataattctgaaagtttctttattttttttaacaaaatgaataaaacaaattatatattactatttttatcaaatatgAGTGATgtcaaaataaattcaacAAGAAAAATGTATGTATTAGCTATGAGCGCAATACttgaaaatatacacaACCCCAATATAAGTATGCACATACCTGATGTTAACTCTTTTATAATGAACATTGCAAATGTTGCAAATGACTACCAtataaatagaaataataatgattcaTCAGAAAAATCAATAGATTCAAAATCTTCATCAGGTGATGAAAATAGTGAAATCGACATTGATGAAAATGAGGATGCTACTAATGATAAagcatttaaattaattaaaactATTGAAgctttagaaaaaaaaaatgatctTAAAATTAAACTTAAAGATCATGTTATAGATAATGTTGATGAATTGGCACAAATACAAGGAGATAGTCAAActcaaaataaattaggAAGAAATTTTAATCAAGCTGCTGATCaggaagaagaagaagatgaagatgatgatgatgacGACGATGACTATTATGATTATGACGATTGTTCAGATTATAGTAGCGATGAATATCGAAATGGCTTTTTTGATGATATTAATCCTTTTAAAACTTTATATGATGCAAcctttaatttatataaaaaatatgaaaatttatgtaaCCAAGAAATATtaggaaaaattaaatatctTGTTGATGCTGACTTAACTGCACAAATGCAGGAacaatcaaaataa